A stretch of Crossiella cryophila DNA encodes these proteins:
- a CDS encoding TetR/AcrR family transcriptional regulator, whose amino-acid sequence MDMGLRERKKRETRERISTVATELFIARGFDAVTVAEVAEAAEVSKMTVFNYFPRKEDLYLDRHEEIIEVLSTAITGRGELSVTAAVRRMCHQLTAANHALSGAVDGFGVFWGVINASPALQLRLLEHLRNTEEALVDLLGGQRDPRAWQVAGMLLATVRSVFYANARAILDGTPAKTVARRRAHIDKAFDLLESGLGQHTW is encoded by the coding sequence ATGGACATGGGACTGCGGGAGCGGAAGAAGCGCGAGACCCGGGAGCGGATCTCCACCGTCGCGACCGAGTTGTTCATCGCGCGTGGCTTCGACGCGGTGACCGTGGCCGAGGTCGCCGAGGCGGCCGAGGTGTCCAAGATGACCGTGTTCAACTACTTCCCGCGCAAGGAAGACCTCTACCTCGACCGGCACGAGGAGATCATCGAGGTGCTCAGCACGGCCATCACCGGCCGCGGCGAGCTGTCGGTCACCGCCGCGGTACGCCGGATGTGCCATCAGCTGACCGCGGCCAACCACGCGCTCTCCGGCGCGGTGGACGGCTTCGGCGTGTTCTGGGGCGTGATCAACGCCAGTCCCGCGCTCCAGCTCCGACTGCTGGAACACCTGCGCAACACCGAGGAGGCGCTGGTGGATCTGCTTGGCGGGCAACGGGATCCGCGGGCCTGGCAGGTCGCGGGCATGCTGCTGGCCACCGTGCGCTCGGTGTTCTACGCCAACGCCCGCGCGATCCTGGACGGCACCCCGGCCAAGACCGTCGCCCGGCGGCGCGCGCACATCGACAAGGCATTCGACCTGCTGGAATCAGGGCTGGGTCAGCACACCTGGTAG
- a CDS encoding GlxA family transcriptional regulator, translating into MYTVGLLVLPGTRTFDVAVPAEVWGVDRTDGSIGPFALRTCTPGRRPVTMHPVGEIRATHGLSGLLDCDLVLVPGRADPHAPVPDSAIRVLRQAHAAGIPLASLCSGAFTLAAAGLLDGRPATTHWRYLAALAEHAPAAELRPEVLFTDDGDVLTSAGVVGGVDLCLHLVRRVQGAAMAARLAKRMVMPAARSGGQRQFVDTPLPHRPEGPDIASTVDWARLRLAEPLGVPELAGRAGMSERTFHRAFVAATGTTPGRWLLAERLRFARQLLETTGLPVARVAQRAGLGTAANLRRRLHAELGVGPAAYRRNYQVC; encoded by the coding sequence ATGTACACCGTCGGCCTGCTCGTGCTGCCCGGCACCCGGACCTTCGACGTCGCGGTGCCTGCCGAGGTGTGGGGCGTGGACCGCACGGACGGCTCGATCGGCCCCTTCGCGCTGCGCACCTGCACCCCTGGCCGCCGGCCGGTGACCATGCACCCGGTCGGCGAGATCCGGGCCACGCATGGGCTTTCCGGCCTGCTGGACTGCGATCTGGTGCTCGTGCCCGGCCGGGCCGACCCGCACGCGCCGGTGCCCGACAGCGCGATCCGGGTGCTGCGGCAGGCGCACGCGGCCGGGATCCCGCTGGCCTCGTTGTGTTCCGGCGCGTTCACCCTGGCCGCGGCCGGATTGTTGGACGGCCGCCCGGCCACCACGCACTGGCGGTACCTGGCCGCGCTGGCCGAACACGCGCCCGCGGCCGAGTTGCGCCCGGAGGTGCTCTTCACCGACGACGGCGACGTGCTCACCTCGGCCGGTGTGGTCGGCGGGGTCGACCTGTGCCTGCACCTGGTCCGGCGGGTGCAGGGCGCGGCGATGGCCGCCCGGCTGGCCAAGCGGATGGTGATGCCCGCGGCGCGCTCCGGCGGGCAGCGACAGTTCGTGGACACCCCGCTGCCACACCGCCCTGAGGGCCCGGACATCGCGTCCACTGTGGACTGGGCGCGGCTGCGGCTGGCCGAACCCCTTGGCGTGCCGGAACTCGCCGGGCGGGCCGGGATGAGCGAGCGCACCTTCCACCGTGCCTTCGTCGCCGCCACCGGCACCACGCCGGGCCGCTGGCTGCTGGCCGAGCGGTTGCGCTTCGCCCGGCAGCTGCTGGAGACCACCGGGCTGCCGGTGGCCAGGGTGGCGCAGCGGGCCGGGCTGGGCACCGCGGCCAACCTGCGCCGCCGCCTGCACGCCGAACTGGGTGTGGGCCCGGCCGCCTACCGCCGCAACTACCAGGTGTGCTGA
- a CDS encoding isochorismatase family protein produces the protein MTTALIVIDVQRGFDDTAYWGRRNNPAAEANIRALATAWQQAGLPIVVVHHDSGTPGSPLAPGTPGNALKSELDGIVPALTVRKSVHSSFHGDVDLHKWLQDNGIQEVVTTGVQTNRCVETTSRVAGDLGYRLRYALDATFTFDDTAPDGSAITADELSRATATNIHGHFGEVTTTAAVLASL, from the coding sequence ATGACCACCGCACTCATCGTGATCGACGTGCAACGCGGCTTCGACGACACCGCCTACTGGGGCCGCCGGAACAACCCCGCCGCCGAGGCCAACATCCGCGCACTGGCCACCGCCTGGCAGCAGGCCGGACTGCCGATCGTGGTGGTGCACCACGATTCCGGCACGCCGGGCTCACCGCTGGCACCCGGCACCCCCGGCAACGCGCTCAAGTCCGAACTGGACGGCATCGTGCCCGCGCTGACCGTGCGCAAGAGCGTGCACTCGTCCTTCCACGGCGATGTGGACCTGCACAAGTGGTTGCAGGACAACGGGATCCAGGAGGTGGTGACCACCGGCGTGCAGACCAACCGGTGCGTGGAGACCACCAGCCGGGTGGCTGGCGACCTGGGTTACCGGCTGCGCTACGCGCTGGACGCGACCTTCACCTTCGACGACACCGCGCCGGACGGTTCGGCGATCACCGCGGACGAGTTGAGCCGGGCCACCGCGACCAACATCCACGGCCACTTCGGCGAGGTCACCACGACCGCGGCGGTGCTGGCGAGCCTGTGA
- a CDS encoding protein meaA, producing MHVAAWLPASTLTRTHSRERGGEMPYPTDRERDRPWVMRTYAGHSSAAASNALYRRNLEKGQTGLSVAFDLPTQTGYDPDHELTKGEVGKVGVPVSHLGDMRQLFDGIPLDTANTSMTINSTAMWLLAMYVTVAQEQAVEAGEDPEAVLGKLSGTTQNDIIKEYLSRGTYVFPPGPSLRLITDMVAWTVQHVPKWNPINICSYHLQEVGATPVQEVAYSMCTAISVLDAVRDSGQVPPERFGAVVARISFFVNAGVRFVEEMCKMRAFGQLWEEITEQRYGITDPKQRRFRYGVQVNSLGLTEAQPENNVQRIVLEMLAVSLSRNARARAIQLPAWNEALGLPRPWDQQWALRMQQVLAYETDLLEYEDLFDGSPVVAAKVEEIVSGARAEIDRVQAMGGAVTAVESGYMKSALVSSLVERRRKVESGEDVVVGVNKFATTEPSPLQAEGAKAIESIDPAVERHAAEAVGVWRSNRDQSTVDRALGELRDAAKTETNLVAATIACVQAGATTGEWAGALREVFGEYRAPTGVAAASAAGPAGAALAKVRERVLAAGEDIGSRLRILVGKPGLDGHSNGAEQVAVRARDVGFEVVYQGIRLTPAQIVAAAVQEGVHVVGLSVLSGSHLEVVPAVVEGLRAAGADDVPVILGGIIPPADAEILLAKGVARVFTPKDYELTDIMDEIVSVVREAHGLPAR from the coding sequence TTGCACGTCGCAGCGTGGTTACCGGCCAGTACGCTAACTCGCACACACAGTCGTGAGCGAGGTGGCGAAATGCCGTACCCGACCGATCGCGAACGCGACCGTCCGTGGGTGATGCGCACGTACGCGGGCCATTCCTCGGCGGCGGCGTCCAACGCGCTCTACCGGCGGAACCTGGAGAAGGGCCAGACCGGGCTCTCGGTCGCCTTCGACCTGCCGACCCAGACCGGGTACGACCCGGACCACGAGCTGACCAAGGGCGAGGTCGGCAAGGTCGGTGTGCCGGTCAGTCACCTCGGCGACATGCGGCAGCTCTTCGACGGCATCCCGCTGGACACCGCGAACACCTCGATGACCATCAACTCCACCGCGATGTGGTTGCTGGCCATGTACGTCACGGTCGCCCAGGAGCAGGCGGTCGAGGCTGGCGAGGACCCGGAGGCGGTGCTGGGCAAGCTGTCCGGCACCACGCAGAACGACATCATCAAGGAATATCTCTCCCGCGGCACCTACGTCTTCCCGCCGGGGCCGAGCCTGCGCCTGATCACCGACATGGTGGCCTGGACGGTGCAGCACGTGCCGAAGTGGAATCCGATCAACATCTGCTCGTACCACCTGCAGGAGGTCGGCGCGACGCCGGTGCAGGAGGTCGCCTACTCGATGTGCACGGCGATCTCGGTGCTGGACGCGGTGCGTGATTCCGGGCAGGTGCCGCCGGAGCGGTTCGGCGCGGTGGTCGCGCGGATCTCCTTCTTCGTCAACGCCGGCGTGCGTTTTGTCGAGGAGATGTGCAAGATGCGCGCCTTCGGTCAGCTCTGGGAGGAGATCACCGAGCAGCGCTACGGCATCACCGATCCCAAGCAGCGGCGGTTCCGTTACGGCGTGCAGGTCAACTCGCTCGGGCTGACCGAGGCGCAGCCGGAGAACAACGTGCAGCGGATCGTGCTGGAGATGCTCGCGGTGAGCCTGTCCCGCAATGCCCGCGCCCGCGCCATCCAGCTGCCTGCCTGGAACGAGGCGCTCGGCCTGCCGCGGCCATGGGACCAGCAGTGGGCACTGCGCATGCAGCAGGTGCTGGCCTACGAGACCGACCTGCTGGAGTACGAGGACCTCTTCGACGGCTCGCCGGTGGTGGCGGCCAAGGTCGAGGAGATCGTCAGCGGCGCGCGCGCGGAGATCGACCGGGTGCAGGCCATGGGCGGCGCGGTGACCGCGGTGGAGAGCGGCTACATGAAGTCCGCGCTGGTCAGTTCGCTGGTGGAACGGCGGCGGAAGGTCGAGTCCGGCGAGGACGTGGTGGTCGGGGTGAACAAGTTCGCCACCACCGAGCCGAGCCCGCTGCAGGCCGAGGGCGCCAAGGCGATCGAGTCCATCGACCCGGCGGTGGAGCGGCACGCGGCCGAGGCGGTCGGGGTGTGGCGGAGCAACCGCGATCAGTCCACTGTGGACAGAGCGCTTGGCGAACTGCGGGACGCGGCCAAGACCGAGACCAACCTGGTGGCGGCGACCATCGCCTGCGTGCAGGCCGGGGCGACCACCGGCGAGTGGGCCGGCGCGCTGCGCGAGGTCTTCGGCGAGTACCGGGCGCCCACCGGGGTGGCGGCGGCCTCGGCCGCGGGCCCGGCGGGCGCGGCACTGGCCAAGGTGCGCGAGCGGGTGCTGGCCGCGGGTGAGGACATCGGGTCCCGGCTGCGCATCCTGGTCGGCAAGCCCGGTCTGGACGGGCACTCCAACGGCGCCGAGCAGGTCGCGGTGCGGGCGCGGGACGTCGGTTTCGAGGTGGTGTACCAGGGGATCCGGCTGACCCCGGCGCAGATCGTGGCCGCCGCGGTGCAGGAGGGCGTGCACGTGGTCGGGCTCTCCGTGCTCTCCGGCTCGCACCTGGAGGTGGTGCCGGCGGTGGTCGAGGGCCTGCGCGCGGCAGGCGCCGACGACGTGCCGGTGATCCTGGGCGGCATCATCCCGCCCGCGGACGCCGAGATCCTGTTGGCCAAGGGCGTGGCCAGGGTGTTCACCCCCAAGGACTACGAGCTGACCGACATCATGGACGAGATCGTCTCGGTGGTCCGGGAAGCGCACGGATTGCCTGCCAGATAA
- the murA gene encoding UDP-N-acetylglucosamine 1-carboxyvinyltransferase — MGEHFRVTGGARLVGEVDVVGAKNSVLKLMAAALLAEGTTTITNCPEILDVPLMGDVLRGLGCEVEIVGDVATITTPAELNHRADFASMSKLRASVCVLGPLVARCRKAVVALPGGDAIGSRPLDMHQAGLRKLGATSGIEHGCVVAEAENLHGAQIWLDFPSVGATENILMAAVLAEGTTLIDNAAREPEIVDLCVMLQQMGAKIEGAGTSTLTVHGVSKLEPTEHRVIGDRIVGATWALAAVATRGDLHIKGVDPHHLDLVLEKLRAAGAEVTLTEQGFRVVQEGRPQAVDFVTLPYPGFATDNQPFAVVLAAVCEGTSMITENVFEARFRFIEEMMRLGADARTDGHHAVVRGVEKLSSAPVWASDIRAGAGLVIAGLVAEGVTEVWDVFHIDRGYPRFVENMQRLGADVQRVSADPER; from the coding sequence GTGGGTGAGCATTTCCGGGTGACGGGTGGCGCACGACTGGTCGGCGAGGTCGACGTCGTAGGCGCGAAGAACAGCGTGTTGAAGCTCATGGCGGCCGCGTTGCTGGCCGAGGGCACAACCACGATCACGAACTGCCCGGAGATCCTGGACGTCCCCCTGATGGGCGATGTGCTGCGGGGCCTCGGCTGCGAGGTGGAGATCGTGGGCGACGTGGCCACCATCACCACCCCCGCGGAGCTGAACCACCGCGCGGACTTCGCCTCGATGAGCAAGCTGCGTGCCTCGGTGTGCGTGCTGGGCCCGCTGGTGGCCCGCTGCCGCAAGGCGGTCGTGGCGCTGCCCGGCGGGGACGCGATCGGCTCCCGGCCGCTGGACATGCACCAGGCCGGTCTGCGCAAGCTGGGCGCCACCAGCGGCATCGAGCACGGCTGTGTGGTGGCCGAGGCGGAGAACCTGCACGGCGCGCAGATCTGGCTGGACTTCCCCAGCGTGGGCGCCACCGAGAACATCCTGATGGCCGCGGTGCTGGCCGAGGGCACCACGCTGATCGACAACGCCGCGCGCGAGCCGGAGATCGTCGACCTGTGCGTGATGCTGCAGCAGATGGGCGCCAAGATCGAGGGCGCGGGCACCTCCACGCTCACCGTGCACGGGGTCTCGAAGCTGGAGCCAACCGAGCACCGGGTCATCGGCGACCGCATCGTCGGCGCCACCTGGGCACTCGCCGCCGTGGCCACCCGCGGTGACCTGCACATCAAGGGTGTTGACCCGCACCACCTGGACCTGGTGCTGGAGAAGCTGCGCGCCGCCGGCGCCGAGGTCACCCTGACCGAGCAGGGCTTCCGGGTGGTGCAGGAGGGCCGTCCGCAGGCGGTCGACTTCGTCACCCTGCCCTACCCGGGCTTCGCCACCGACAACCAGCCCTTCGCCGTGGTGCTGGCCGCGGTCTGCGAGGGCACCTCGATGATCACCGAGAACGTGTTCGAGGCCCGCTTCCGCTTCATCGAGGAGATGATGCGGCTGGGCGCGGACGCGCGCACCGACGGCCACCACGCGGTGGTCCGCGGCGTGGAGAAGCTCTCCAGCGCGCCGGTGTGGGCCTCCGACATCCGCGCGGGCGCCGGACTGGTCATCGCCGGACTGGTCGCCGAGGGCGTCACCGAGGTCTGGGACGTCTTCCACATCGACCGCGGCTACCCCCGGTTCGTGGAGAACATGCAGCGGCTGGGCGCCGACGTCCAGCGGGTCAGCGCCGACCCGGAACGCTGA
- a CDS encoding cob(I)yrinic acid a,c-diamide adenosyltransferase: protein MSVHLTRIYTRVGDDGTTALGDGARVPKTDPRLAAYADVDETNASLGVALALGNLAEDVAPVLKAIQNDLFDVGADLCAPIVPDPPYPPLRITQAYVDRLEGWCDEFNGRLGKLNSFILNGGTPGAALLHQARTISRRAERSTWALLEVDAERTNKLAAKYLNRLSDLLFILARVANPDGDVLWEPGKNG from the coding sequence ATGTCGGTGCACCTCACGCGTATCTACACCCGTGTCGGCGATGACGGCACCACCGCGCTCGGCGACGGCGCCAGGGTTCCCAAGACGGACCCCCGGCTGGCCGCCTACGCCGATGTCGACGAGACCAACGCCTCGCTCGGCGTGGCCCTGGCCCTCGGCAACCTGGCCGAGGACGTGGCGCCGGTCCTGAAGGCCATCCAGAACGACCTCTTCGACGTCGGAGCGGACCTGTGCGCGCCGATCGTGCCCGACCCGCCGTATCCCCCGCTGCGCATCACCCAGGCGTACGTGGACCGGCTGGAGGGCTGGTGCGATGAGTTCAACGGCAGGCTGGGCAAGCTGAACTCGTTCATCCTCAACGGCGGCACCCCCGGCGCGGCCCTGCTGCACCAGGCGCGGACCATCTCCCGCCGGGCCGAGCGCAGCACCTGGGCGCTGCTGGAGGTCGACGCGGAGCGCACCAACAAGCTGGCCGCCAAGTACCTGAACCGGCTCTCCGACCTGCTGTTCATCCTGGCCAGGGTGGCCAACCCGGACGGCGACGTGCTGTGGGAGCCGGGCAAGAACGGCTGA
- a CDS encoding DUF2550 domain-containing protein — protein sequence MDIAEIIGLVLAAVAIAIALLAWRRLRLLRQGGIDVALRDQLGEKERGWHLGIGKYRGDEFTWYRVLSLRSGPDKVISRAGLEIDTRREPTGSETYVVPAGSTVLRCRGEDLELELAMPADALTGFLSWLESAPPGRSIPWAS from the coding sequence GTGGACATCGCCGAAATCATCGGACTGGTCCTGGCTGCGGTGGCCATCGCCATCGCGTTGCTCGCCTGGCGGCGACTGCGGTTGCTGCGCCAGGGCGGCATCGACGTGGCCCTGCGCGACCAGCTGGGTGAGAAAGAACGTGGCTGGCACCTGGGCATCGGCAAGTACCGCGGCGACGAGTTCACCTGGTACCGGGTGCTCAGCCTGCGGTCGGGTCCGGACAAGGTGATCAGCCGGGCCGGACTGGAGATCGACACCCGGCGCGAGCCGACCGGGTCGGAGACCTACGTGGTCCCGGCCGGGTCCACCGTGCTGCGCTGCCGGGGCGAGGACCTCGAGCTGGAGCTGGCCATGCCAGCCGACGCGCTCACCGGTTTCCTGTCCTGGCTGGAGTCCGCGCCACCGGGAAGATCCATTCCCTGGGCGTCCTGA
- a CDS encoding F0F1 ATP synthase subunit epsilon, giving the protein MAEMSVQLVAVERRLWSGTAKMVVAQTTEGEIGILPSHEPVLGQLVEGGVVRVTTTDGEVVTAAVHGGFLSVTGDTVSILAESAELGHEIDVDQAREDLGHSDEQARARAATRLKAAGQPV; this is encoded by the coding sequence GTGGCTGAGATGTCCGTCCAGTTGGTCGCTGTCGAGCGCCGCCTGTGGTCCGGGACCGCGAAAATGGTGGTCGCGCAGACGACCGAGGGCGAGATCGGCATCCTGCCCAGCCACGAGCCGGTGCTGGGTCAGTTGGTCGAGGGTGGTGTGGTGCGAGTCACCACCACCGATGGTGAAGTCGTCACCGCCGCCGTTCACGGTGGTTTCCTTTCCGTCACCGGTGACACGGTGAGCATTCTGGCCGAGAGCGCCGAGCTGGGTCACGAGATTGACGTGGATCAGGCCCGCGAGGACCTCGGCCACTCCGATGAGCAGGCGAGGGCACGGGCAGCGACCCGCCTCAAGGCCGCCGGCCAGCCGGTCTGA
- a CDS encoding SigE family RNA polymerase sigma factor — protein sequence MGQAEEGFDVFVETRSTALLRTAYLLCAGDRGAAEDLLQDVLERTYGKWRKIDSAPEAYVRAALANAAANRWRHRSRRVREAPLEEVIPPSEPGHEERVADRDALLRALAELPQKMRAAVVLRYFDDLTEAQAAHALGCGVGTIKSQTSRGLARLRDLLDPVGADTTADQDRGSRCAPTS from the coding sequence ATGGGGCAGGCCGAGGAGGGCTTCGACGTGTTCGTCGAAACCCGTTCGACCGCCTTGCTGAGAACGGCGTACCTGTTGTGCGCCGGTGACCGGGGAGCGGCCGAGGACCTGTTGCAGGACGTGCTCGAACGCACCTACGGGAAGTGGCGCAAGATCGACTCCGCACCGGAGGCCTACGTGCGCGCCGCACTGGCCAACGCGGCGGCCAACCGCTGGCGGCACCGCTCCCGCCGGGTCAGGGAGGCGCCGCTGGAGGAGGTGATCCCGCCGAGTGAGCCGGGTCACGAGGAGCGGGTGGCCGACCGCGACGCGCTGCTGCGGGCACTGGCCGAGCTGCCGCAGAAGATGCGGGCCGCGGTGGTGCTGCGCTATTTCGACGATCTGACCGAGGCCCAGGCCGCGCACGCGCTCGGCTGCGGCGTCGGCACCATCAAGAGCCAGACCTCCCGCGGTCTCGCCCGACTCCGAGACCTGCTCGACCCCGTGGGGGCCGACACCACCGCCGATCAAGACCGGGGTAGCCGATGCGCACCGACGAGCTGA
- a CDS encoding ubiquinol-cytochrome c reductase iron-sulfur subunit N-terminal domain-containing protein → MRTDELKEALTKVASTVDTLPGFTERVVLGGRRRKRRRLLVLATALSMVGAIGFGGLAWTFLNQFRPEQLTADARFGQNALGPRAGDDPLRKEALAVFARDWARSLPQTGPVLILHGQPHVYWAGETAAGPAVVLLQRVGRSSGETTMPVLVGRAPGETALRLLAVDLPAKAGAPSGAFLFGQGDRTLLALAQQNEVRWSPGLRVAADGKVSRDFQRLDLVDGVALAQVPPELHPGAAVVTTVGQADQLVSLRPRLASAHPRELAGLLGSAGREDEVVPGTGTGIRPDGARPRRFIAAPTLRPPDEISTAGVVSLMHTDYLDRFLPKKRNAWELLAGLPGDRSLYLSEVDEGGPTRLYGVLMTGARNKTEQVIYGGPGEPSALPVRVRLPGQDGWVVAGQDVRLSWRTGPSADWQEAGQDAALLPATATEVRAVGNGKTAEFRLG, encoded by the coding sequence ATGCGCACCGACGAGCTGAAGGAAGCACTCACCAAAGTGGCGTCCACTGTGGACACCCTGCCCGGGTTCACCGAGCGGGTGGTCCTCGGCGGGCGTCGGCGCAAACGGCGCAGACTGCTGGTGCTGGCCACCGCGCTGAGCATGGTGGGGGCCATCGGCTTCGGCGGTCTGGCGTGGACCTTCCTGAACCAGTTCCGCCCTGAGCAGCTCACCGCCGACGCCCGCTTCGGCCAGAACGCGCTGGGCCCGAGGGCCGGGGACGACCCGCTGCGCAAGGAGGCGCTGGCCGTCTTCGCCAGGGACTGGGCCCGCAGCCTGCCGCAGACCGGGCCGGTGCTGATCCTGCACGGCCAGCCGCACGTCTACTGGGCGGGCGAGACCGCGGCCGGACCGGCCGTGGTGCTGCTGCAACGGGTCGGCCGGAGCAGCGGGGAGACCACCATGCCCGTGCTGGTCGGCCGGGCGCCTGGCGAGACGGCGCTGCGACTGCTCGCGGTGGACCTGCCTGCCAAGGCTGGCGCGCCGTCGGGCGCGTTCCTGTTCGGTCAGGGGGACCGGACCCTGCTCGCCCTGGCCCAGCAGAACGAGGTGCGCTGGTCGCCGGGCCTCCGGGTGGCGGCGGACGGCAAGGTGAGCCGGGACTTCCAGCGACTGGACCTTGTCGACGGGGTCGCACTGGCCCAGGTTCCGCCGGAACTGCACCCTGGCGCCGCGGTGGTCACCACCGTGGGGCAGGCGGACCAGCTCGTCTCGCTGCGTCCCCGGCTCGCCTCGGCGCATCCCCGCGAGCTGGCCGGTCTGCTCGGATCCGCCGGCCGGGAGGACGAGGTGGTTCCAGGCACCGGCACCGGCATCCGTCCGGACGGGGCCCGGCCGCGCAGGTTCATCGCGGCGCCCACCCTCCGGCCACCGGATGAGATCAGCACGGCGGGTGTGGTCTCGCTGATGCACACCGACTACCTGGACAGGTTCCTGCCGAAGAAGCGGAATGCCTGGGAACTGCTGGCCGGACTGCCCGGCGACCGCTCGCTCTACCTCAGCGAGGTCGACGAGGGCGGCCCGACCCGGCTCTACGGCGTGCTGATGACGGGCGCGCGGAACAAGACCGAGCAGGTGATCTACGGCGGCCCCGGTGAGCCCTCCGCGCTGCCGGTGCGGGTCCGGCTGCCCGGTCAGGACGGCTGGGTGGTCGCGGGGCAGGACGTGCGGCTGAGCTGGCGCACCGGGCCGTCGGCGGACTGGCAGGAGGCGGGCCAGGACGCCGCGCTGCTGCCGGCCACCGCCACCGAGGTGCGCGCGGTCGGCAACGGGAAGACCGCCGAGTTCCGGCTCGGCTAG
- the atpD gene encoding F0F1 ATP synthase subunit beta encodes MSEMTTATAAGTGRIVRVNGPVVDVEFPRDSVPELFNALKVEITYEAMAKTLTLEVAKHLGDNLVRTISMQPPDGLVRGATVTDTGKPISVPVGDAVKGHVFNALGECMDTPGYAKDVEHWGIHRKPPAFDQLEPRTEVLETGLKVVDLLTPYVKGGKIGLFGGAGVGKTVLIQEMITRIARNFGGTSVFAGVGERTREGNDLIAELTESNVLKDTALVFGQMDEPPGTRLRVALSALTMAEYFRDVQNQDVLLFIDNIFRFTQAGSEVSTLLGRMPSAVGYQPTLADEMGELQERITSTRGRSITSMQAIYVPADDYTDPAPATTFAHLDATTELSRAVFSKGIFPAVDPLASSSTILHPAIVGDEHYRVAQEVIRILQKYKDLQDIIAILGMDELSEEDKVLVNRARRIERFLSQNMYAAEQFTGQAGSTVPVKETVEAFDKLAKGDFDHMPEQAFYMCGGLEDLEANYQKLKG; translated from the coding sequence ATGAGTGAGATGACGACTGCTACCGCTGCCGGCACCGGCCGGATCGTCCGGGTCAACGGCCCGGTCGTGGACGTTGAGTTCCCGCGGGACTCGGTGCCCGAGCTGTTCAACGCCCTGAAGGTGGAGATCACCTACGAGGCGATGGCCAAGACGCTGACCCTGGAGGTCGCCAAGCACCTCGGCGACAACCTGGTCCGCACGATCTCCATGCAGCCGCCGGACGGTCTGGTCCGCGGCGCGACGGTGACCGACACCGGCAAGCCGATCTCGGTGCCCGTCGGTGACGCGGTCAAGGGTCACGTGTTCAACGCGCTCGGCGAGTGCATGGACACCCCCGGCTACGCCAAGGACGTCGAGCACTGGGGCATTCACCGCAAGCCCCCGGCCTTCGACCAGCTCGAGCCGCGCACCGAGGTGCTGGAGACCGGCCTCAAGGTCGTCGACCTGCTGACCCCGTACGTCAAGGGCGGCAAGATCGGCCTGTTCGGCGGTGCCGGCGTCGGCAAGACGGTGCTCATCCAGGAGATGATCACCCGTATCGCCCGGAACTTCGGTGGCACCTCGGTGTTCGCCGGTGTTGGTGAGCGCACCCGTGAGGGCAACGACCTCATCGCCGAGCTGACCGAGTCCAACGTGCTCAAGGACACCGCGCTCGTCTTCGGTCAGATGGACGAGCCGCCGGGCACCCGGCTCCGGGTCGCGCTGTCCGCGCTGACCATGGCGGAGTACTTCCGCGATGTGCAGAACCAGGACGTGCTGCTGTTCATCGACAACATCTTCCGGTTCACCCAGGCGGGTTCCGAGGTCTCCACGCTGCTGGGCCGCATGCCCTCGGCCGTGGGTTACCAGCCCACCCTGGCCGATGAGATGGGCGAGCTGCAGGAGCGCATCACCTCCACCCGGGGTCGCTCGATCACCTCGATGCAGGCGATCTACGTGCCCGCCGACGACTACACCGACCCGGCGCCGGCCACCACCTTCGCCCACCTGGACGCCACCACCGAGCTTTCTCGTGCGGTGTTCTCCAAGGGCATCTTCCCGGCGGTGGACCCGCTGGCCTCCAGCTCGACGATCCTGCACCCCGCGATCGTCGGCGACGAGCACTACCGCGTCGCCCAGGAGGTCATCCGGATCCTGCAGAAGTACAAGGACCTGCAGGACATCATCGCCATCCTCGGCATGGACGAACTGTCCGAAGAGGACAAGGTGCTGGTGAACCGGGCCCGCCGGATCGAGCGGTTCCTGTCCCAGAACATGTACGCGGCCGAGCAGTTCACCGGCCAGGCCGGTTCGACCGTGCCGGTCAAGGAGACCGTCGAGGCCTTCGACAAGCTGGCCAAGGGCGACTTCGACCACATGCCGGAGCAGGCCTTCTACATGTGCGGTGGCCTTGAGGACCTCGAGGCGAACTACCAGAAGCTCAAGGGCTGA